In Arachis stenosperma cultivar V10309 chromosome 1, arast.V10309.gnm1.PFL2, whole genome shotgun sequence, one DNA window encodes the following:
- the LOC130976958 gene encoding uncharacterized protein LOC130976958, giving the protein MVFDSAGLEDPHVEAKNFFDLLEAVQNPLWEGCVHSQLLIAVRMLYIKAERNQSQESFKQWATLIREIAPEGSAIPRDYYEAKKLMQKLGLKAIKIDCCSNNCMLYRKDDAALTSYKFCEAPKFKPISDGDCKSKRVPIRRMHYLPLIPRLRRLYALMSSAPHMTWHIKNQRDDGVMTHPSHGDAWKSFDRIHSDFALEPRNIRLGLCSDGFTPNIQFSKLYSCWPVIIISYNLPPGMCMKDPYLFLTCLIPGPNNPKANLDVFLGPLIDKLNELWNLGILTYDIVEKKNFVLKAALMWTINDFPAYGMLSGWMTQGRLSCPICMEDTKSFTLSHGGKASWFDCHRRFLPINRPYRHNKNDFRKNKIESEEAPTRLSGLEVWKRVNGLGKISDNGKWIKSREYDITHN; this is encoded by the coding sequence ATGGTTTTCGATTCTGCTGGTCTAGAAGATCCTCATGTAGAGGCTAAAAACTTTTTTGATCTTCTTGAGGCAGTTCAAAATCCTTTGTGGGAAGGTTGTGTGCACTCTCAACTATTGATAGCTGTTAGAATGCTATACATTAAGGCCGAGAGAAACCAATCACAGGAGTCATTTAAGCAATGGGCCACCTTAATTAGGGAAATTGCTCCTGAGGGTAGTGCTATACCTAGGGATTACTATGAGGCTAAGAAGTTAATGCAAAAGCTTGGATTGAAGGCAATCAAAATAGATTGTTGCTCAAACAATTGCATGTTGTATCGAAAAGACGATGCTGCTCTAACTAGTTACAAGTTTTGTGAAGCACCTAAATTCAAGCCTATTTCCGATGGTGATTGTAAGTCCAAGAGAGTTCCTATCAGACGGATGCACTACTTACCCTTAATCCCTAGACTTCGAAGGCTTTATGCGTTAATGAGTTCAGCTCCGCACATGACGTGGCATATAAAAAACCAACGTGATGATGGCGTGATGACCCATCCGTCACATGGGGATGCATGGAAAAGCTTTGACCGTATCCACTCTGATTTTGCTTTGGAGCCTAGAAACATTAGGTTAGGTCTTTGCTCTGATGGTTTTACCCCAAATATCCAATTTAGCAAGCTTTATTCTTGTTGGCCCGTAATTATAATTTCATACAATCTACCTCCTGGAATGTGTATGAAAGATCCCTATTTGTTCTTGACTTGCTTAATACCTGGTCCTAATAACCCTAAAGCCAACCTTGATGTATTCTTGGGACCCTTGATTGACAAATTAAATGAGTTGTGGAATCTTGGTATTTTGACGTATGATATTGTAGAAAAGAAGAATTTTGTCTTAAAGGCAGCATTGATGTGGACTATCAATGATTTTCCGGCTTATGGGATGTTGTCTGGGTGGATGACACAAGGAAGATTGTCATGTCCTATTTGCATGGAGGATACCAAGTCTTTTACACTATCACATGGAGGCAAGGCATCATGGTTTGATTGTCATCGGAGGTTTTTGCCGATAAATCGCCCTTATAGGCACAATAAGAATGACTTCAGGAAGAATAAAATAGAAAGTGAAGAGGCTCCTACCAGATTAAGtggtttggaggtttggaaaaGGGTTAACGGACTTGGGAAGATATCAGATAATGGAAAGTGGATCAAATCGCGAGAGTATGATATTACTCACAATTAG